A segment of the Streptomyces sp. NBC_01235 genome:
GGGGGCGTTGTTCGAGGAGCGAGGGGAACACCAGCGGATGCGGAAGCGAAACCGGCACGCGCGGGCCGTGCTCGCGGGCACGACGGCGGCCGTGTTGGGCCTGGCCGGGTGTGACGCGGCGGGGGGCGGAGACGGCCCGGCGGCCTCGGGCACGCAGGGGCGGCAGGCGAAGCCGTCTCCTTCGCCGACCCCGGTGTGGGACTCCAGCCCGGACTCGGTCTCGGCGGTGGGCGACTCCGTCACGCGCGGCTTCGACGCGTGTACGGTCCTCGCGGACTGCCCCGAGGTGTCCTGGGCGACCGGCAGCAGCACCGAGGTGAACAGTCTCGCCGTGCGGCTGCTGGGCGCGGCGAAGGCGGCCACGCACAGCTGGAACCACGCGTCGACCGGGGCGCGGATGGCGGACCTGCCGGCCCAGATGGCACAGGCGGCGGCAGACCGGCCGCAGTTGGTGACCGTGATGGCGGGCGCGAACGACGCCTGCCGGGACTCGACGGCGGCGATGACGTCGGTGGCCGACTTCCGTGCGCAGTTCGAGGACGCGATGAGCACGCTGCGCCGCGCGCTGCCGAAGACTCAGGTGTACGTGGCGAGCGTGCCGAACCTGAAGCGGCTGTGGTCGCAGGGGCGGACGAACGCGCTGGGCAAGCAGGTGTGGAAGCTGGGCATATGCCCGTCGATGCTGGGCGACGCGGACGCGCTGGACTCGGCGGCGACCCTGCGGCGGGAGACCGTGCAGAAGCGGGTGGAGGACTACAACTCGGTGCTGGAGGAGGTCTGCGCGAAGGACGTGCGGTGCCGGTTCGACGGCGGCGCCGTCTACGACTTCCGGTTCGGCACCGATCAGTTGAGCCACTGGGACTGGTTCCACCCGAGCAAGGACGGGCAGGCGCGGCTCGCGGAGATCGCCTACAGCAAAGTGACCGCGAAGTGACCGCGAAGGCTTCGTGCCGGGGGGACGAAGGTCTCGTGACTTAGGGTTTCGCTCATGAGCGAACACTTCGGAACACTTTCCGACGGCACCCCGGTGCACCGCTGGACCCTGGAGCGGGCGGGCACGCGGGCGCGGGTCCTGTCGTACGGCGGGATCGTGCAGTCCGTGGACGTGCCGGACCGGGACGGCCGGCCGGCGAACGTGGTGCTGGGCTTCGCGGACCTGGACGGTTATCTCGCGCACCCCGAGCCCTACCTCGGCGCGCTGGTCGGGCGGTACGCCAA
Coding sequences within it:
- a CDS encoding SGNH/GDSL hydrolase family protein yields the protein MRKRNRHARAVLAGTTAAVLGLAGCDAAGGGDGPAASGTQGRQAKPSPSPTPVWDSSPDSVSAVGDSVTRGFDACTVLADCPEVSWATGSSTEVNSLAVRLLGAAKAATHSWNHASTGARMADLPAQMAQAAADRPQLVTVMAGANDACRDSTAAMTSVADFRAQFEDAMSTLRRALPKTQVYVASVPNLKRLWSQGRTNALGKQVWKLGICPSMLGDADALDSAATLRRETVQKRVEDYNSVLEEVCAKDVRCRFDGGAVYDFRFGTDQLSHWDWFHPSKDGQARLAEIAYSKVTAK